Proteins found in one Quercus robur chromosome 2, dhQueRobu3.1, whole genome shotgun sequence genomic segment:
- the LOC126712468 gene encoding NEP1-interacting protein 1-like isoform X3 has translation MEELCCSAVSAVLCILFCVIFNFLFALEMGAMIGALIALKTKSSVFHGTAVGAIKGGIFSIELFRIILDLWNSNISRSRFFLSMIDIIAKLLSGRPVAELSTPTMPSAVQVQRQNVTDQVHASITTSEEVPMRTTMGLSRYSDKKIPRFQITYKHILDFSGNGTSCSICLQDFQLEEIARSLPPCHHIFHLQCIDKWLVGHSSCPLCRREI, from the exons ATGGAGGAGTTGTGCTGCTCCGCAGTTTCTGCAGTTTTATGCATCCTCTTCTGTgtgattttcaatttcttatttGCATTGG AAATGGGAGCCATGATTGGAGCTTTGATTGCCCTAAAAACAAAGAGCAGCGTGTTCCATGGGACCGCGGTTGGAGCAATCAAGGGTGGAATTTTCTCCATTGAGCTTTTCAGAATTATACTTGATCTATGGAATTCTAATATTAGTAGATCAAGGTTTTTCCTCTCCATG ATTGACATTATCGCAAAACTTTTGAGTGGAAGACCCGTTGCAGAACTATCTACACCAACCATGCCAAGCGCAGTGCAAGTGCAAAGACAG AATGTGACTGATCAGGTACATGCTTCCATTACAACTTCTGAGGAGGTCCCAATGAGAACTACCATGGGGTTATCAAGATATTCAGATAAGAAGATCCCCAGGTTCCAAATCACAtataaacacatcttagatttTTCAGGGAATGGAACATCCTGCTCAATTTGCCTTCAG GACTTTCAGCTGGAGGAAATTGCTCGTAGCTTGCCGCCTTGTCACCACATTTTTCATCTGCAATGTATAGATAAGTGGCTTGTGGGGCACAGCTCTTGTCCCTTGTGCAGAAGGGAAATATAA
- the LOC126712468 gene encoding NEP1-interacting protein 1-like isoform X2, with protein MEELCCSAVSAVLCILFCVIFNFLFALVGAEMGAMIGALIALKTKSSVFHGTAVGAIKGGIFSIELFRIILDLWNSNISRSRFFLSMIDIIAKLLSGRPVAELSTPTMPSAVQVQRQNVTDQVHASITTSEEVPMRTTMGLSRYSDKKIPRFQITYKHILDFSGNGTSCSICLQHFQLEEMARSLPPCHHIFHLQCIDKWLVGHSSCPLCRREI; from the exons ATGGAGGAGTTGTGCTGCTCCGCAGTTTCTGCAGTTTTATGCATCCTCTTCTGTgtgattttcaatttcttatttGCATTGG TTGGTGCAGAAATGGGAGCCATGATTGGAGCTTTGATTGCCCTAAAAACAAAGAGCAGCGTGTTCCATGGGACCGCGGTTGGAGCAATCAAGGGTGGAATTTTCTCCATTGAGCTTTTCAGAATTATACTTGATCTATGGAATTCTAATATTAGTAGATCAAGGTTTTTCCTCTCCATG ATTGACATTATCGCAAAACTTTTGAGTGGAAGACCCGTTGCAGAACTATCTACACCAACCATGCCAAGCGCAGTGCAAGTGCAAAGACAG AATGTGACTGATCAGGTACATGCTTCCATTACAACTTCTGAGGAGGTCCCAATGAGAACTACCATGGGGTTATCAAGATATTCAGATAAGAAGATCCCCAGGTTCCAAATCACAtataaacacatcttagatttTTCAGGGAATGGAACATCCTGCTCAATTTGCCTTCAG CACTTTCAGCTAGAGGAAATGGCTCGTAGCTTGCCGCCTTGTCACCACATTTTTCATTTGCAATGCATAGATAAGTGGCTTGTGGGGCATAGCTCTTGTCCCCTGTGCAGAAGGGAAATATAA
- the LOC126712468 gene encoding NEP1-interacting protein 1-like isoform X1, whose amino-acid sequence MEELCCSAVSAVLCILFCVIFNFLFALVGAEMGAMIGALIALKTKSSVFHGTAVGAIKGGIFSIELFRIILDLWNSNISRSRFFLSMIDIIAKLLSGRPVAELSTPTMPSAVQVQRQNVTDQVHASITTSEEVPMRTTMGLSRYSDKKIPRFQITYKHILDFSGNGTSCSICLQDFQLEEIARSLPPCHHIFHLQCIDKWLVGHSSCPLCRREI is encoded by the exons ATGGAGGAGTTGTGCTGCTCCGCAGTTTCTGCAGTTTTATGCATCCTCTTCTGTgtgattttcaatttcttatttGCATTGG TTGGTGCAGAAATGGGAGCCATGATTGGAGCTTTGATTGCCCTAAAAACAAAGAGCAGCGTGTTCCATGGGACCGCGGTTGGAGCAATCAAGGGTGGAATTTTCTCCATTGAGCTTTTCAGAATTATACTTGATCTATGGAATTCTAATATTAGTAGATCAAGGTTTTTCCTCTCCATG ATTGACATTATCGCAAAACTTTTGAGTGGAAGACCCGTTGCAGAACTATCTACACCAACCATGCCAAGCGCAGTGCAAGTGCAAAGACAG AATGTGACTGATCAGGTACATGCTTCCATTACAACTTCTGAGGAGGTCCCAATGAGAACTACCATGGGGTTATCAAGATATTCAGATAAGAAGATCCCCAGGTTCCAAATCACAtataaacacatcttagatttTTCAGGGAATGGAACATCCTGCTCAATTTGCCTTCAG GACTTTCAGCTGGAGGAAATTGCTCGTAGCTTGCCGCCTTGTCACCACATTTTTCATCTGCAATGTATAGATAAGTGGCTTGTGGGGCACAGCTCTTGTCCCTTGTGCAGAAGGGAAATATAA
- the LOC126712468 gene encoding NEP1-interacting protein 1-like isoform X4 yields the protein MEELCCSAVSAVLCILFCVIFNFLFALVGAEMGAMIGALIALKTKSSVFHGTAVGAIKGGIFSIELFRIILDLWNSNISRSRFFLSMIDIIAKLLSGRPVAELSTPTMPSAVQVQRQVHASITTSEEVPMRTTMGLSRYSDKKIPRFQITYKHILDFSGNGTSCSICLQDFQLEEIARSLPPCHHIFHLQCIDKWLVGHSSCPLCRREI from the exons ATGGAGGAGTTGTGCTGCTCCGCAGTTTCTGCAGTTTTATGCATCCTCTTCTGTgtgattttcaatttcttatttGCATTGG TTGGTGCAGAAATGGGAGCCATGATTGGAGCTTTGATTGCCCTAAAAACAAAGAGCAGCGTGTTCCATGGGACCGCGGTTGGAGCAATCAAGGGTGGAATTTTCTCCATTGAGCTTTTCAGAATTATACTTGATCTATGGAATTCTAATATTAGTAGATCAAGGTTTTTCCTCTCCATG ATTGACATTATCGCAAAACTTTTGAGTGGAAGACCCGTTGCAGAACTATCTACACCAACCATGCCAAGCGCAGTGCAAGTGCAAAGACAG GTACATGCTTCCATTACAACTTCTGAGGAGGTCCCAATGAGAACTACCATGGGGTTATCAAGATATTCAGATAAGAAGATCCCCAGGTTCCAAATCACAtataaacacatcttagatttTTCAGGGAATGGAACATCCTGCTCAATTTGCCTTCAG GACTTTCAGCTGGAGGAAATTGCTCGTAGCTTGCCGCCTTGTCACCACATTTTTCATCTGCAATGTATAGATAAGTGGCTTGTGGGGCACAGCTCTTGTCCCTTGTGCAGAAGGGAAATATAA